The genomic DNA AAGCCCGACTCCGGCGTGGTGGGCACGGCCACGGGCACGGCGCCCGTCAGTGCCACCATCTCCGGGTAGCTCACCCAGTAGGGCGCGGGGATCAGCACCTCGTCCCCGGGGCCCAGCAGCGCGAAAAAGGCGTTGAAGAGGGCCTGCTTGCCCCCGCTCGTGACGGTCACGGCGTCGGGGGCATGGGTCAGGCCGTTCTCCCGGGCGAACTTCGCGCTGATCGCCTCGCGCAGTTCGGCCACCCCGCTCACGGCGGTGTACTTCGTCTTCCCCTCCTCGATGGCCCGCACGGCGGCGGCCTTGACGTGGGGCGGCGTGTCGAAGTCGGGCTCGCCCACGCTCATGCTAATCACGTCCACGCCCGAGCGGCGCAACTCCAGCGCCCGGGACGAGACCGCCACCGTGGAGGAGGGCTTGAGGCTCAGGGCCCGCTGGGAGAGCCGGAAGGGGGAGGAGGTCATGGGGTGAGGGTACAGGGGGCGCGGCGCACCGGGGAGCGTGTGGGCTAGCCGTACTGCGGACAGCGTGAAGAGGTCTTCGAGCCCTGCGGCTCCCAAACCTCCATCTCGGTCCTTGCTATCCTCGGCTGTAAGGAGAGCCCACGTGGCAAGGACGACGCTAACCAGTAAGGGGCAGATCACTGTTCCGCGGTAGGTTCGGACGGCCCTGGGGTTGGAACAGGGGGATCAGCTCGTCATCGAGGCGACGGAGGACGGCTTTCACGCCCGCGTCATCCGCAGACCGCGTGCTGTGTCCCTCCAGGGCATTCTGCGCAGCGCCGTTCCGTATGAAGGTGAAGAAGCGGAACGCTCTGCCGTCGCCGAAGCACTTGTCCGGAAGCACCGCCCCCGCTGATGCCCACCTCGAGTGCCCCGGTGCCTGCCGCCCTGCTCGACGCCAACATCCTGCTGCGGTATCTGACGGGGCAACCCAAGCCCCTTGCCGACCGGGCCCGAATGTTGTTTGAGCGGGCCGAGCGCGGAGAAGTGCGCCTGGTCCTGACCCCGTTGATCGTCGCGGAGTGCGTGTGGGTGCTGAAGTCTTTCTACAAGCCTCCCCTCCCGGCCCTCGCCAGCGCCTTGCAACAGGTCATGGCGTTGGGTGGAGTGACGACGGAGCGAAGAGGGCGCAGTCAGCGCTGCCCTGACCAGCATGGCGCTCCACAACGTCGATTTCGCCGACGCCTATCTGGCCGAACTCGCGCGGCGTGAGGGCCTGAGCGTGGCGACCTTCGACCTTGATTTCAGTCGCCTGGGCGTGCCGCTCCTGACGACCTGAGGGGAGCCGCAGGACAGGGCAGCACGCGGCGACAAATAGAGTGAGGGGGCAAGCCGTCTGGCCGCCCCCCTCTTCCATTTCTGTGCCCCTCAATGCAGCAGCCCGATGCTGCGCGCGCGGCTCACCGCTTCCGTGCGGTCGCGGGCCTCCAGCTTGGCGTACAGGCGGGCAAGGTGGTCTTTGATGGTGTCGGGGCTGACGCGCAGGTTCTTGGCGATCTCCTTGTTGCTGTAGCCCTGGGCGAGGAGCGGCAGCACGTCCGACTCGCGGGGGGTCAGGCGCGGCACGTCCACGTGGGGGAGGCGGTCGACCTCCGGGTGGGCCACGATGTCGCGCAGTTGCCGGGCGAGGCTCTCGGGGTCGGACTCCTTGCTGACGTAGCCGCGGGCCCCGGCGGCGCGGGCGGCCTGCACGATGGCGGGCTCGGCGAAGGTGGTGATCAGGACGCTGACGACGCCGGGGTTGGTCTGGCGCAAGCGGTCGCAGACCTCGATGCCGGTCATGCCGGGCATCTTCACGTCGAGCAGCGCGGCGTCGGGCTGCCACGTGCGGCAGGCCTCCAGCGCGCGCAGGCCGTCGGCGGCTTCGGCCACCACGTCGAAGCCTTGGTGCAGCAGCGCGTACTTCAGGCCCATGCGGAACAGGGGGTGGTCATCGGCAATCACGAGTCTCATGGCGTTACCTCCGGCAGGTGCAGGGTGAGGATCGAGTGGACGGCGGCGGACACGTCGTGACCGGAGGGGTCACGCTCGGGGAGGTCTGGGGAATCGGGTGAAGGGGAGGGGGACACGCGGTCGTAGGCGAGCGAGCCCCCGTGCGCCTCCGCCACCCGCCGGGCGATGAACAGGCCCAGCCCGGCGGTTCCGGCGGTGTACTGCTGCCCGGCGATGGTGACGGGCTGCGCGTTGAAGGGCTGCGCGAGTTCGGTCAGGGGGGCGCCCAGGCCGGGGCCGTCGTCGCGGACCTCGACCCCGGCGGGAGTGACGGCGAGTTCGACCCGGGAGCGGGCGTAGCGCAGGGCGTTGTCGGCGAGGTTGGTGACGGCGCGTTCCAGGGCCGCCGGGTCGGCGTGGGCGGTGCCCGTCCCGCTGACGGTGAGGCCCACGCCGCGCCCCTGCGCCCGGCTCAGCAGGCGGCGGGCCACCCCGTCGAGCAGGGGGCGCAGCTCGGTGGGCCGGGCCTGCACCCGCACGTCCTCGCGTTCATAGCGGTGCGCGTCCGCCATCTGCCCGACGAGGGCGAGGAGCCGCGCGTTCTCGGCGAGGAGGTGCTCCCCCACCTCACGCCGCTCGGCGTCGGGAAGGGGGTGCTCGGTGAGCGTGCGGGTGAGGTGCCCGGTGGCGATCAGGGGCGTCTTGAGGTCGTGGACGAGGGTCGCCATGAACGCGCCCCGGCGGTCGCGCTCGGTGCCCAGCCGCTCCAGCAGCTCCGCGAAGGCGCCCCGCAGCGCCCGGATCTCGGCGGGGTCGTCCCCGCGGGGCTGCGAGAAGTCGCCCCGCTGCACCTCCGCCTCCAGGCGGCTCAGCGGGCGCAGCAGGGCGCCGCTCAGGATGTAGCCCACCAGCCCGCACGGGGCGGCGACGAGCCCCATCCAGGCGAGCAGGGTGCCAGGCGGCAGGTCGGGCCGCGCGCCCAGGGTGAGCACCAGGTTCGGCAAGAACGCCAGCAGGAAGATCACCAGCGTGAACTGCGCGCGCAGGGTGCCCTGGGACCGCGCGGGGGCGGTGAGGGGGATCCTTGCGGAAAGCTCTCCTGGGCTCACGTCCCGGAGTGTAGGGAGTGAACTCTGACAGAACCCTCACGGACGGGGTGGTCAGGTGCCCGCCTGTCAACCCCCTCCACCCTCTGCCCCTGACGGGGGTAAAGGGCCCAGGCAAACAAGCAAGGACGCGGCTCGGGGGGTGGGCCGCGTCCTTGCTGGCTTACCGTGTCAGCGGCCCAGACGCCGCAGCAGCAGCACCAGCCCCACCCCCGCCAGGGCGTACGCCAGCAGCCTTCCGCGCGAGTCCGGGGCCGACGACGTGCCGCTCGGGCGGGTGATCGGCACCGGGTGGTCGAGGTACCAGCCGCGCACGGGGCGCACCGCCTCGTCGAAGTTGCGGGCGAGGCGGTGGAGTTCGATGGCCATCTCCGGCCCGGACATGGGGTGCCCGTGCCCGGTCGCGGCGAGGTCGGGGTCGAGGTTCGCGAGAAGTCGCACCGAGTCGCGCGCCGCGTCCCAGTTGGGCGTGTAGTACGCGGGTGGGCCGTGGACGAGGGTGGGCCTCGACGCCAGCGCCCCCGTCACCGTCTCCTGCTTGGTCGTCACGAAGGCGTCGCCCACGATCAGCGCGCGGTCCTCGTCCCGCCACAGCGACACGTGCCCGGTCGTGTGCCCCGGCGTGTGCAGCCAGCGCCAGCCGGGGAGATTCGGCACCGAGCCGTTTTCCGGCAGCGCCTGAACGTGGGGCCGGAAGTCGAAGGGACCGGGCACGAAGGCGGGCGAGAGCGCACTCATCACCCCGCCCACCGTGGGGTCGGGAAAGGGGTAGGGGTGCTCGCCCGTGACATAGGGCAGCTCCAGCGGGTGGGCGTACACCGGCACCGGCCATTCGCGCAGCAGCTCGTGCAGCGCCCCGATGTGGTCGAGGTGCCCGTGGGTCAGGATGATCGCCTCCGGCGCCCGCCCCCCGTGGTGCCGCTGCGCCGCAGCCTTGATCAGCCCGGCAGTGCCCACCATGCCCGCGTCCACAAGCACCCACGGCTCGCCCGGCTGGCCCAGCAGGTAGACGTTGACCATCGGCAGCCGCACCCGCACCACGTTCGGGCGCAGGGCCTGCGTGCCGCCGAAGGTCGAG from Deinococcus planocerae includes the following:
- a CDS encoding sensor histidine kinase yields the protein MSPGELSARIPLTAPARSQGTLRAQFTLVIFLLAFLPNLVLTLGARPDLPPGTLLAWMGLVAAPCGLVGYILSGALLRPLSRLEAEVQRGDFSQPRGDDPAEIRALRGAFAELLERLGTERDRRGAFMATLVHDLKTPLIATGHLTRTLTEHPLPDAERREVGEHLLAENARLLALVGQMADAHRYEREDVRVQARPTELRPLLDGVARRLLSRAQGRGVGLTVSGTGTAHADPAALERAVTNLADNALRYARSRVELAVTPAGVEVRDDGPGLGAPLTELAQPFNAQPVTIAGQQYTAGTAGLGLFIARRVAEAHGGSLAYDRVSPSPSPDSPDLPERDPSGHDVSAAVHSILTLHLPEVTP
- a CDS encoding response regulator, with product MRLVIADDHPLFRMGLKYALLHQGFDVVAEAADGLRALEACRTWQPDAALLDVKMPGMTGIEVCDRLRQTNPGVVSVLITTFAEPAIVQAARAAGARGYVSKESDPESLARQLRDIVAHPEVDRLPHVDVPRLTPRESDVLPLLAQGYSNKEIAKNLRVSPDTIKDHLARLYAKLEARDRTEAVSRARSIGLLH
- a CDS encoding MBL fold metallo-hydrolase; translation: MTQSPALDATHPPAPAVSTFGGTQALRPNVVRVRLPMVNVYLLGQPGEPWVLVDAGMVGTAGLIKAAAQRHHGGRAPEAIILTHGHLDHIGALHELLREWPVPVYAHPLELPYVTGEHPYPFPDPTVGGVMSALSPAFVPGPFDFRPHVQALPENGSVPNLPGWRWLHTPGHTTGHVSLWRDEDRALIVGDAFVTTKQETVTGALASRPTLVHGPPAYYTPNWDAARDSVRLLANLDPDLAATGHGHPMSGPEMAIELHRLARNFDEAVRPVRGWYLDHPVPITRPSGTSSAPDSRGRLLAYALAGVGLVLLLRRLGR